GCGTGTGCGCCCTGCCCTACATCGGGTGCGGAAAATGCGAGGCCTGCCTTTCGGGAAGCGGGCACCGCTGCAAGAAGATCAAAGCCACCGGCTTTGGCCAGGTGGGCGGCGCCTACAGCGAGTACGCGCGCGTCGGTTCCTTCGAAGCACTGCGTCTTCCCGAGGGCGTGAGTTTCCAGGAAGGCGCGCTCGTCGAGCCGCTTTCGGTGGGGCTCCATGCCGTCAACAAGTCGCGCATGGAGCGCGGCGAGAATGTGCTGATCATCGGCGCCGGGCCCATCGGGCTCTCGGCAACGCTGTGGGCGCGTTTCTTCGGCGCCCGCCACGTGGTCGTCAGCGAAAAGAATCCCAAGCGCCTCGCACTTGCAGAGGAACTGGGCGCAACGGCAACCATCGACGCCTCCAAGGGAAGCGTCATCAGCCAGTTTGAAAAGGTCGCAGGCCGCGCCCCCGACATCATCTTCGAATGCGTCGGCGCGCCGGGAATGCTCCAGCAGTGCGTGGCCATGGCCCCCGCCGAGGGACGCATCGTCGTGCTCGGCGTGCACTCCAAGCCTGACCAGCTCTTCCCCATCATGGCGATCCTCAAGGAAGTTAACATCCAGTTCATCCTGGGATACACCCGGCAGGATTTCGAGTTCACCCTCGACATGATGGGCGCGCGCCGCATCGACGCGCGCGCCATGATTACCGAGAGCGTGGACCTCGACCGCCTGCCGGAGATGTTCGAACTGCTTCGCAAACCCACCGACCAGTGCAAGGTGCTGAT
This Chrysiogenia bacterium DNA region includes the following protein-coding sequences:
- a CDS encoding zinc-binding dehydrogenase — translated: MRAAVFEKIGVPLKIEELPDPQMGESELLIRVKSCGVCGSDIHATSEPPGLPKGTILGHEFAGEVVKVGPAAVGNWKEGDRVCALPYIGCGKCEACLSGSGHRCKKIKATGFGQVGGAYSEYARVGSFEALRLPEGVSFQEGALVEPLSVGLHAVNKSRMERGENVLIIGAGPIGLSATLWARFFGARHVVVSEKNPKRLALAEELGATATIDASKGSVISQFEKVAGRAPDIIFECVGAPGMLQQCVAMAPAEGRIVVLGVHSKPDQLFPIMAILKEVNIQFILGYTRQDFEFTLDMMGARRIDARAMITESVDLDRLPEMFELLRKPTDQCKVLIEP